A stretch of Plesiomonas shigelloides DNA encodes these proteins:
- a CDS encoding YcbK family protein, with protein MQDLEQGIDHSRRKWLALGGVVLGCALLPGQALASLSTSKPKILTLNNINTGEKVRAEFFDGKNYVSEELSRLNFLLRDYRANQVTKIDKRLFDQLYRIQLMVGARGEIQLISGYRSPKTNKNLRKHSRGVAKHSYHTLARAVDFRIEGASLSNVRKAAMKMKAGGVGYYPKSNFVHVDTGPVRAW; from the coding sequence ATGCAAGATCTTGAGCAAGGGATTGATCACAGTCGTCGTAAGTGGCTTGCTTTAGGTGGCGTAGTACTCGGTTGTGCGCTGCTTCCCGGGCAAGCTTTGGCCTCATTATCTACGTCTAAACCAAAGATCCTGACATTGAATAACATCAATACCGGGGAAAAGGTTCGGGCCGAGTTTTTTGATGGTAAAAACTACGTCTCGGAAGAGTTGTCACGCCTGAATTTTTTGTTGCGTGATTACCGAGCCAATCAGGTTACCAAGATTGATAAACGATTGTTTGATCAACTATACCGCATTCAACTGATGGTCGGCGCACGTGGGGAAATCCAACTGATTTCTGGCTACCGTTCACCGAAAACCAATAAAAATCTGCGCAAACATTCTCGGGGTGTGGCTAAGCACAGCTACCATACTCTGGCACGAGCCGTGGATTTTCGCATCGAAGGCGCATCATTGAGTAATGTCCGCAAAGCGGCCATGAAAATGAAAGCCGGCGGTGTGGGTTACTATCCAAAAAGCAATTTTGTGCATGTGGATACCGGCCCTGTACGCGCATGGTAA
- the mukF gene encoding chromosome partition protein MukF produces the protein MSEFSQTVPELVAWARKNDFSIALPVERLAFLLAIATLNTERFDGEMSEGELVDAFRHVSESFSLANETLNQRANNAINDLVRQRLLSRFTSEVMEGQSIYRLTPLGIGITDYYIRQREFSALRLSVQLSIVADEIQRAAEAAEENGDDAHWRRNVYAPLKYSVAEIFDSIDLTQRLMDDHQQAVKDDIAALLSKDWRAAISSCETLLDQTSGNLRELQDTLEAAGDKLQARLLRIQDATLGHDDLAFVDQLVLDLQAKLDRIISWGQQAIDLWIGYDRHVHKFIRTAIDMDKNRIFAQRLRQSIRDYFDMPWVLYHANADRLLDMRDEEMALRNEIAVGDLPPELEYESLSDLNEQLAASIESLLIEYRQQQRPLDLAAVLKDFLRRFPGARHFDVSRLLVDQAVRLGVAKADFAGLQPEWQAINDHGAKVQAHVIDEY, from the coding sequence ATGAGTGAATTTTCCCAGACCGTACCTGAGCTGGTCGCCTGGGCGAGGAAAAATGACTTCTCCATTGCATTGCCGGTGGAGCGTCTGGCTTTTCTGCTTGCCATTGCCACCCTCAATACCGAGCGTTTTGATGGCGAAATGTCAGAAGGGGAACTGGTCGATGCGTTTCGTCATGTGAGCGAAAGCTTCAGTCTGGCCAATGAAACCCTGAATCAGCGCGCCAACAACGCCATTAACGATCTGGTTCGCCAGCGTTTACTGAGTCGTTTTACCAGCGAAGTGATGGAAGGGCAGTCAATTTATCGCCTGACCCCGCTCGGCATTGGCATTACCGATTACTATATTCGTCAGCGTGAATTTTCAGCGCTGCGTTTGTCTGTCCAGCTGTCGATTGTGGCGGATGAGATTCAGCGTGCGGCGGAAGCGGCAGAAGAGAACGGGGATGACGCCCACTGGCGGCGTAATGTCTATGCACCGCTCAAATATTCCGTAGCTGAAATTTTTGACAGTATCGACCTGACCCAGCGTCTGATGGATGACCATCAGCAAGCCGTGAAAGACGATATTGCTGCGCTACTGAGCAAAGATTGGCGGGCGGCGATCAGCAGCTGTGAAACGTTGCTGGATCAAACCTCCGGTAACCTGCGCGAACTGCAAGATACGCTGGAAGCCGCTGGCGACAAGCTGCAAGCCCGTTTGCTGCGCATTCAAGATGCCACTTTAGGCCACGATGATCTGGCGTTTGTCGATCAACTGGTGCTGGACTTGCAAGCCAAGCTCGACCGCATTATCAGTTGGGGTCAGCAAGCCATTGATCTTTGGATTGGCTATGACCGCCACGTCCATAAATTTATCCGTACCGCAATTGATATGGATAAAAATCGGATCTTTGCTCAGCGTCTGCGCCAGTCTATCCGCGATTACTTTGATATGCCGTGGGTACTGTATCACGCCAATGCCGATCGTCTGCTGGATATGCGCGACGAAGAGATGGCGCTGCGTAACGAGATTGCGGTGGGGGATTTACCGCCAGAGCTGGAGTACGAAAGCTTAAGCGATCTGAACGAGCAACTGGCCGCCAGCATTGAAAGCTTGCTGATTGAGTATCGCCAGCAGCAGCGTCCGCTTGATTTGGCGGCGGTGCTGAAAGACTTCTTACGACGCTTCCCAGGTGCGCGTCACTTTGATGTATCGCGTCTGCTTGTTGACCAAGCGGTACGCCTTGGGGTAGCGAAAGCCGATTTTGCCGGCCTGCAGCCAGAATGGCAGGCCATTAACGACCACGGAGCCAAGGTTCAGGCCCATGTCATCGATGAATATTGA
- the mukE gene encoding chromosome partition protein MukE, with protein MSSMNIDQYIPVRMAQAIANPIFPVLDSQLRAGRHIGLEDLDNHAFLMDFQGELDEFYRRYNVELIRAPEGFFYLRPRSTTLIARSVLSELDMMVGKVLCYLYLSPERLAQEGIFTVADLYDELLNLADETKLLKLVNNRSTGSDLDRKKLQEKVNTSLNRLRRLGMLVMIGDSGKFRISEAVFRFGADVRSGDDPREAQLRMIRDGEAMAADTLSLDDAVDDAGETIVDDGEE; from the coding sequence ATGTCATCGATGAATATTGATCAATATATTCCTGTGCGTATGGCACAGGCGATTGCTAATCCGATTTTCCCTGTCCTCGACAGCCAGCTGCGCGCCGGTCGTCACATCGGTTTGGAAGATTTGGATAACCATGCCTTCCTGATGGATTTCCAAGGTGAGCTGGATGAGTTTTACCGTCGCTATAACGTGGAGTTAATCCGCGCGCCGGAAGGGTTCTTCTATCTGCGCCCACGCTCAACCACCTTGATTGCGCGAAGCGTGCTGTCTGAGCTCGACATGATGGTCGGCAAGGTATTGTGTTACCTCTACCTCAGCCCTGAGCGTTTGGCACAAGAAGGTATTTTTACCGTAGCCGACCTGTATGACGAGCTACTGAATCTGGCCGACGAAACCAAGTTGCTCAAGCTGGTGAATAACCGCTCCACCGGCTCGGATCTGGACCGCAAAAAGCTGCAGGAGAAGGTGAATACCTCCCTGAACCGCCTGCGCCGTCTGGGCATGTTGGTGATGATTGGTGACAGTGGCAAATTCCGTATCTCTGAAGCGGTATTCCGTTTTGGCGCGGATGTACGTAGCGGCGATGATCCACGCGAAGCGCAGTTGCGCATGATCCGTGATGGGGAAGCGATGGCGGCAGACACGTTGTCATTAGATGATGCTGTGGACGATGCGGGCGAAACCATCGTCGATGATGGTGAGGAATAA
- the ldtD gene encoding L,D-transpeptidase — protein sequence MRPSKVTQAAGCLLVSALLVQPFGVAAAANAADTANVAGPVQQGLPQHVELNFPQQVNKLYAASNMQPLWQNEEATRAFLVQLNELALAGINPRFTQWVKEISNTHLSEMARDKLLSDAMLGYLGYVQNVGANGSVWLYGNNKMARLPAPPPERVLAWLKAKDQNRLTAFIDSLAPMNPQYPKMQKALHTLLEEQHEKGWPQLVTSTTLRPGEYSPMVIGLAQILRLTGDLPADYQDNGDDLYNATLVSAVESFQARHGLATDGVIGPRTRFWLNQDPQARATLLALNMQRLRLLPAEKTNGIWVNIPDYRLDYFRDGKKVLDSKVIVGRPARKTPFMHSQLNNVVLNPPWSVPTKLIREDIIPKVKQNPSYLAQHGYVILSDWTENAYEISPYDIDWSMMSAKNFPYRLKQAPGDGNSLGRYKFNMPNSEAIYLHDTPSKGLFGKDIRALSSGCVRVNKAAELADMLLGEVGWNQSRIENSLNKGKTQYVTIRNRVPVQIYYLSSWVGDDGQVQYRTDIYDYDKVPRPSAVVQRNLRQLLN from the coding sequence ATGCGTCCATCGAAAGTCACTCAAGCCGCTGGTTGTTTATTGGTTTCTGCATTATTGGTGCAGCCTTTTGGCGTTGCGGCGGCCGCCAATGCGGCAGACACAGCAAATGTCGCCGGACCTGTGCAGCAGGGTTTACCGCAGCATGTGGAGCTTAACTTCCCACAGCAGGTCAATAAGCTGTACGCCGCCAGTAATATGCAGCCGTTGTGGCAAAACGAAGAGGCGACACGCGCCTTTTTGGTGCAGCTGAATGAACTGGCTTTGGCGGGGATCAATCCGCGCTTTACTCAGTGGGTCAAAGAGATCAGCAATACCCATTTATCAGAGATGGCACGCGATAAACTGCTGTCTGATGCGATGCTGGGTTATCTGGGCTATGTGCAGAATGTGGGGGCTAACGGCAGTGTCTGGCTGTATGGCAACAACAAGATGGCACGTCTACCGGCACCACCTCCAGAGCGTGTTCTGGCTTGGCTGAAAGCCAAAGACCAAAATCGCCTGACGGCGTTTATTGATTCGCTAGCGCCCATGAATCCGCAATATCCGAAGATGCAAAAAGCGCTGCATACTTTGCTCGAAGAGCAGCATGAAAAGGGATGGCCACAGCTGGTCACCTCGACAACCTTGCGTCCGGGTGAATACAGCCCAATGGTGATTGGTCTGGCGCAGATCCTGCGTTTAACCGGCGATTTGCCTGCCGATTATCAGGATAACGGTGATGACCTGTATAACGCGACCTTGGTCAGCGCGGTCGAGAGTTTCCAAGCCCGTCATGGGTTGGCGACTGATGGCGTCATTGGTCCACGGACACGTTTTTGGTTAAACCAAGATCCACAAGCTCGCGCGACCTTGCTGGCGTTAAACATGCAGCGTCTGCGTTTGTTACCGGCAGAGAAAACCAATGGTATTTGGGTCAACATCCCAGATTATCGTCTGGATTACTTCCGCGACGGTAAAAAGGTGCTGGACTCGAAAGTGATTGTCGGTCGTCCGGCGCGTAAAACGCCGTTCATGCACAGCCAGCTGAATAATGTGGTGCTGAACCCGCCTTGGTCGGTACCGACTAAGCTGATCCGTGAAGATATCATCCCGAAAGTGAAGCAAAATCCGAGCTACTTGGCACAGCATGGCTATGTGATCTTGAGTGACTGGACTGAGAACGCTTACGAAATCTCGCCCTATGATATCGATTGGAGCATGATGTCAGCGAAGAACTTCCCGTATCGCCTCAAGCAAGCGCCGGGAGATGGTAACTCATTGGGCCGTTATAAATTCAATATGCCAAACTCTGAGGCTATTTACCTGCACGATACGCCATCCAAAGGGCTGTTCGGTAAAGATATCCGCGCGCTCAGCTCAGGCTGTGTACGGGTGAATAAAGCGGCTGAACTGGCTGATATGCTGTTGGGCGAGGTCGGTTGGAATCAAAGCCGCATTGAAAATTCGCTGAACAAGGGTAAGACTCAGTACGTGACAATCCGTAATCGTGTGCCGGTGCAGATCTATTACCTCTCTTCTTGGGTTGGGGATGATGGTCAGGTGCAATACCGTACCGATATTTACGATTACGATAAGGTGCCACGCCCAAGTGCGGTGGTGCAGCGTAACCTGCGTCAGCTACTCAATTAA
- the mukB gene encoding chromosome partition protein MukB yields MIERGKFRSLTLVNWNGFFARTFDLDDLVTTLSGGNGAGKSTTMAAFVTTLIPDLTLLHFRNTTEAGATSGSRDKGLYGKLKAGVCYAAIDTLNSRNQRMLIGVRLQQVAGRDRKVDIKPFAIQGLPMATNPTDLLTEKLSDSKARVRQLQEVRDLVDELEGVQFKQFNSIADYHSLMFDMGVIPKRLRSSSDRSKFYRLIEASLYGGISSAITRSLRDYLLPENVGVRKAFQDMEAALRENRMTLEAIRVTQSDRDMFKQLIAEATNYVAADYMRHANERRQHLEDVLNLRREWFGVRGELVNQQYRLVEMGRELAEHKGAENDLEADHQAASDHLNLVMTALRQQEKIERYRDDLEELSVRLEEQNEVVAESTEALAEAEELAEGAEIEVDDLKSQLADYQQALDSQQTRALQYQQAVQALEKARALCALPELTADNAAEWQEEFVAREQEATECLLSLEQKVNVEQAAAGQFDRAYQLVCRIAGEVARSDAWQTARELLRDLPSQQHLAERVSPLRSQLAELEQRLRSQQDAERLLNDFIRRSGSRIDHPAELAEEQARLDLQAETVAAELSEHLEQRSSLRQQREQFAGQIAALSKRAPQWLTAQDALNTLSTQIEQPLEDAQAVMQQMQNLLEQERERTVARDQVAAKKAVIEAQIERLAQPGGAEDSRLVALAERLGGVLLSEIYDDVTLDDAPYFSALYGPARHGIVVQDLSAVRELLPELVDDCPEDLYLIEGDPQSFDDSVFETQELEGAVVVQISERQLRYSRFPAVPLFGRAARESRLETLRAEREELAERYATLSFDVQKLQRLHQAFSRFVGEHLAVAFESDPEEEIRLLNQQRSDIERELAQADAIEKQLRTSQEQLREQLNLLNRLVPLTALLADEDLIDRTEVLREELDAALEAQRYIQQYGAQLQQLEPLLSVLQNDPQQQDSLQADYQQAQNQQREAKQKLFALSEVVQRRAYFAYADSVGMAGESSGLTEKLREQLAHAEAERSRQRDRLRQLQSQHSQYHQVFASLRSSHDAKRDMLAELEQEMQDIGVRADADAEARARSRRDELHAQLSNNRQRCSQLEKQIATLEAEMDGQQKRLRKLEREYLSLRQQVVQAKAEWCAVLRLARDNDVERRLHRRELAYLSADELRSMSDKALGTLRQAVANNEMLRDVLRASEDSRYPQKKVLFYIAVYQHLRERIRQDIIRTDDPVDAIEQMEIELARLTEELTSREQKLAISSEAVANIMRKTIQREQNRIRMLNQGLQNISFGQVQSVRLSVNIRDSHAMLLSGLSDQQEQHQDLFSNNRLTFSEALAKLYQRLNPHIDMGQRTPQTIGEELLDYRNYLDLEVEVFRGSDGWLRAESGALSTGEAIGTGMAILLMVVQSWEEESRRLRGKDIAPCRLLFLDEAARLDAKSIATLFELCERLDMQLLIAAPENISPEKGTTYKLVRKIFQNHEHVHVVGLRGFGAELPQSAPQAAPESAEIL; encoded by the coding sequence ATGATCGAACGCGGAAAATTTCGCTCATTAACACTGGTTAACTGGAACGGCTTCTTTGCTCGGACATTTGATCTTGATGATCTGGTCACGACGTTGTCCGGCGGTAACGGTGCGGGTAAGTCCACCACCATGGCGGCCTTTGTCACCACCTTGATCCCCGATCTGACGTTACTGCACTTTCGTAACACCACCGAAGCGGGCGCGACCTCAGGCTCTCGCGATAAAGGTCTGTACGGTAAGCTGAAAGCCGGTGTCTGTTATGCCGCTATTGATACGCTGAACTCACGCAATCAACGTATGCTGATTGGTGTGCGTTTGCAGCAAGTCGCTGGTCGTGATCGCAAGGTGGATATCAAGCCGTTTGCCATTCAAGGCTTGCCGATGGCCACCAATCCGACCGATTTGCTGACCGAAAAACTGTCTGACTCCAAAGCACGTGTTCGTCAGCTGCAAGAAGTGCGTGATTTGGTCGATGAGTTGGAAGGCGTGCAGTTTAAGCAATTCAACTCAATTGCTGATTATCACAGCCTGATGTTCGACATGGGCGTGATCCCGAAACGTCTGCGCTCTTCATCTGATCGCAGTAAGTTCTATCGTCTGATTGAAGCGTCTCTGTACGGTGGTATTTCCAGCGCCATTACCCGTTCTCTGCGCGATTATTTGCTGCCAGAAAACGTTGGCGTGCGTAAAGCCTTCCAAGATATGGAAGCGGCGCTGCGTGAAAACCGCATGACGCTGGAAGCGATTCGCGTCACCCAGTCTGACCGTGACATGTTTAAGCAGCTGATTGCCGAAGCCACCAACTACGTGGCGGCGGACTACATGCGGCATGCCAACGAGCGCCGTCAGCATTTGGAAGATGTGCTGAATCTGCGCCGTGAATGGTTCGGTGTTCGCGGTGAGCTGGTTAACCAGCAGTATCGTCTGGTCGAGATGGGCCGCGAGCTGGCGGAGCACAAAGGTGCCGAAAACGATCTGGAAGCCGATCATCAGGCGGCCAGTGATCACCTGAACTTGGTGATGACCGCTCTGCGTCAGCAAGAGAAAATCGAGCGTTATCGCGATGATTTAGAAGAGCTGTCGGTTCGTCTGGAAGAGCAGAACGAAGTGGTCGCCGAATCCACTGAAGCGCTGGCCGAAGCTGAAGAGCTGGCGGAAGGCGCGGAAATTGAGGTGGACGATCTCAAGTCTCAGTTGGCCGATTACCAGCAAGCCCTGGATTCCCAGCAAACTCGTGCACTGCAATATCAGCAAGCGGTGCAGGCGCTGGAAAAAGCGCGCGCGCTGTGTGCATTGCCAGAGCTGACTGCTGACAATGCTGCCGAGTGGCAAGAGGAGTTTGTGGCCCGTGAACAGGAAGCCACCGAGTGCCTGCTGAGCCTTGAACAAAAAGTGAACGTGGAGCAAGCCGCGGCCGGTCAATTTGATCGCGCGTATCAGCTGGTTTGCCGCATTGCAGGTGAAGTGGCGCGCAGTGATGCGTGGCAAACCGCCCGTGAACTGCTGCGTGATTTGCCTTCGCAACAGCATCTGGCCGAGCGGGTTTCCCCGCTGCGCAGTCAGTTGGCCGAGCTAGAGCAGCGTCTGCGTAGTCAGCAAGATGCTGAGCGTCTGCTCAATGATTTTATCCGTCGTAGTGGCAGTCGCATTGATCATCCGGCTGAGCTGGCCGAAGAGCAAGCGCGTTTAGATCTGCAAGCTGAAACCGTTGCGGCGGAGCTGTCTGAGCATCTGGAGCAGCGTAGCAGCTTGCGTCAGCAACGCGAGCAGTTTGCCGGTCAGATTGCCGCGCTGTCTAAGCGTGCGCCGCAGTGGCTGACCGCGCAAGATGCGCTGAATACCTTAAGCACCCAGATTGAACAGCCACTGGAAGATGCGCAAGCCGTGATGCAGCAGATGCAAAATCTGCTGGAGCAAGAGCGTGAGCGCACCGTGGCACGCGATCAGGTGGCCGCGAAAAAGGCCGTTATCGAAGCGCAAATCGAACGTTTGGCACAACCGGGCGGGGCGGAAGATAGCCGTCTGGTTGCGCTGGCGGAGCGTTTGGGCGGTGTATTGCTGTCCGAAATTTATGATGATGTGACGCTGGATGATGCGCCGTACTTCTCGGCGCTGTATGGTCCGGCGCGTCATGGCATCGTGGTGCAAGATCTTTCTGCGGTACGTGAACTGCTGCCAGAGCTGGTGGATGACTGCCCAGAAGACTTGTATCTGATTGAAGGCGATCCGCAGTCGTTCGATGACAGCGTTTTTGAAACGCAAGAGCTCGAAGGCGCGGTGGTGGTGCAGATCTCCGAGCGTCAGCTGCGTTATTCGCGTTTCCCAGCCGTACCGCTGTTTGGTCGTGCCGCACGCGAAAGCCGTCTGGAAACGTTGCGCGCGGAGCGTGAAGAGTTAGCTGAGCGTTACGCCACGCTGTCATTTGACGTGCAAAAACTGCAACGTCTGCATCAGGCGTTTAGCCGCTTTGTCGGTGAGCATCTGGCAGTGGCGTTTGAGTCTGATCCAGAAGAAGAAATTCGTCTGCTGAACCAGCAGCGCAGTGATATCGAACGTGAGCTGGCGCAGGCCGATGCCATTGAAAAACAGCTGCGCACGTCACAAGAGCAACTGCGTGAACAACTGAACCTGCTCAATCGCTTGGTGCCGCTGACCGCGTTGCTGGCCGATGAAGATCTTATTGATCGCACCGAAGTGCTGCGCGAAGAGTTGGATGCGGCGCTGGAAGCCCAGCGTTATATCCAGCAATATGGCGCGCAGTTGCAACAATTAGAGCCGTTGTTGTCGGTACTGCAAAATGACCCGCAGCAGCAAGATAGCTTGCAAGCCGATTATCAGCAGGCGCAAAACCAGCAGCGTGAAGCTAAGCAAAAGCTGTTTGCCCTGTCTGAAGTGGTGCAGCGCCGCGCTTACTTTGCTTATGCCGACTCCGTGGGTATGGCCGGTGAGTCCTCTGGTCTAACCGAAAAACTGCGTGAGCAACTGGCGCATGCCGAAGCTGAGCGTAGCCGTCAGCGTGATCGTCTGCGTCAGCTGCAAAGTCAGCATAGCCAATATCATCAGGTGTTTGCTTCGTTACGCAGCTCGCACGATGCTAAGCGCGACATGCTGGCAGAGCTGGAGCAAGAGATGCAAGACATTGGCGTGCGCGCTGATGCCGATGCAGAAGCCCGCGCGCGTAGCCGCCGCGACGAGCTGCATGCCCAGCTCAGCAACAACCGCCAGCGCTGCAGCCAGCTGGAAAAACAGATCGCGACGTTGGAAGCCGAAATGGATGGCCAGCAAAAACGTCTGCGTAAGCTGGAGCGTGAATATCTGAGCCTGCGTCAGCAAGTGGTGCAAGCCAAAGCTGAATGGTGCGCAGTATTGCGTCTGGCGCGCGATAACGATGTGGAGCGTCGTTTGCATCGTCGTGAGCTGGCTTACTTGTCAGCAGACGAGCTGCGCTCGATGTCGGATAAAGCGCTGGGTACGTTGCGCCAAGCGGTGGCGAATAACGAGATGCTGCGCGATGTACTGCGTGCATCAGAAGATTCGCGTTATCCACAGAAGAAAGTGCTGTTCTACATTGCCGTGTATCAGCACCTGCGTGAGCGTATTCGTCAGGACATCATCCGTACCGACGATCCGGTGGATGCTATCGAGCAGATGGAAATCGAGCTGGCGCGTCTGACCGAAGAGCTGACTAGCCGCGAACAGAAGCTGGCAATCAGCTCCGAAGCGGTAGCCAACATCATGCGTAAGACCATTCAGCGCGAGCAAAATCGTATTCGCATGCTGAACCAAGGCTTGCAGAATATCTCGTTTGGTCAGGTACAAAGCGTTCGACTGTCGGTGAATATCCGTGATAGTCACGCCATGTTGCTGAGTGGCCTGTCTGATCAGCAAGAGCAGCATCAGGACTTGTTCTCTAACAATCGTCTGACCTTCTCTGAAGCGTTGGCGAAGCTGTATCAGCGCCTGAATCCGCACATCGATATGGGTCAGCGCACGCCGCAGACTATCGGTGAAGAGTTGCTGGATTATCGTAACTACTTGGATTTGGAAGTAGAAGTCTTCCGTGGCTCGGATGGTTGGCTGCGCGCCGAAAGTGGTGCGTTGTCTACCGGTGAGGCGATCGGTACCGGTATGGCTATCTTGCTGATGGTCGTACAAAGCTGGGAAGAAGAGTCGCGCCGTTTGCGTGGTAAAGACATTGCACCGTGCCGCTTGTTGTTCCTTGATGAAGCTGCGCGTCTTGATGCGAAATCTATCGCTACTTTGTTTGAGCTGTGTGAGCGTCTGGATATGCAGCTGCTGATTGCAGCGCCAGAAAACATCAGCCCAGAGAAGGGGACCACCTACAAACTGGTACGTAAGATCTTCCAAAACCACGAGCATGTGCATGTGGTGGGGCTGCGTGGCTTTGGGGCTGAGTTACCGCAAAGCGCGCCGCAAGCAGCGCCTGAGAGTGCCGAGATCTTGTGA
- a CDS encoding amino acid permease, with protein MSGSSAHKIGLAALTLVTASNMMGSGVFMLPTNLAGVGYISLWGWVITIIGVIALALVFAKSSLINPRIGGIVSYAKDAFGPFVGFQSTICYWISAWIGNVALLVAGVGYLSYFFPALHEPVYSCITSIVILWAFVLLGSFGADIAGRSQSFTATCMLIVVLGVGFIGWFWFKPDNFTQVYNATGKSDLQAVMSAASIALWGFLGVESAVVSTGQVKDPERTVPKATVFGLLITAICYVSSCTVIMGIVPHEVLVHSPAPFASAASYMFGPLAGKVASALSIIACFGSLSGWLILQSEAPRAAAKDGIFPAFFAETNKNNVPVKSLVFTGVLMSLVLFMTASPNLAKQFEIVILLSVFASLLPYIYAIISLPILMINRDMAATRTFRVYTGLVLIGIVFCLYALLGSGSNSLYWGILMVLITIPLYTYVAAKKHSAAVVDSAHAATSSKS; from the coding sequence ATGTCAGGGAGCAGTGCGCATAAAATCGGCCTTGCAGCACTAACACTGGTGACGGCATCTAATATGATGGGCTCCGGTGTTTTTATGTTACCGACTAACTTAGCCGGAGTCGGTTATATCTCTCTATGGGGATGGGTCATTACGATTATTGGTGTTATCGCCTTGGCATTAGTATTTGCCAAGTCCAGCCTAATTAATCCACGTATTGGCGGGATTGTGTCTTATGCCAAAGATGCATTTGGGCCGTTTGTAGGTTTTCAATCCACCATCTGTTATTGGATAAGTGCCTGGATTGGTAATGTTGCTTTGTTAGTTGCTGGGGTGGGTTATTTGAGTTATTTCTTCCCCGCACTGCATGAGCCGGTGTATAGCTGCATTACCTCCATCGTCATTTTGTGGGCATTTGTTTTATTAGGCTCATTTGGCGCGGATATTGCGGGCCGCTCTCAGTCATTTACTGCCACCTGTATGCTGATTGTGGTGCTTGGGGTCGGGTTTATTGGCTGGTTCTGGTTTAAACCGGATAACTTTACTCAGGTGTATAACGCCACCGGCAAAAGCGATTTGCAGGCCGTGATGAGCGCAGCATCTATTGCGCTGTGGGGCTTTCTTGGCGTGGAATCGGCTGTGGTATCGACCGGTCAGGTCAAAGATCCTGAACGTACCGTGCCAAAAGCCACCGTGTTTGGTTTGCTGATCACCGCCATTTGCTATGTCAGCAGTTGTACCGTAATCATGGGGATCGTGCCGCACGAAGTGCTGGTGCATTCGCCAGCGCCGTTTGCGTCGGCGGCCAGCTATATGTTTGGTCCGTTGGCCGGTAAAGTGGCGTCAGCGTTAAGTATCATTGCGTGTTTTGGGTCACTGTCGGGCTGGTTGATTTTGCAATCGGAAGCGCCGCGAGCGGCAGCCAAAGATGGCATCTTTCCTGCGTTTTTTGCAGAGACCAATAAAAACAATGTGCCGGTAAAAAGTCTGGTGTTTACCGGTGTGCTGATGAGTCTGGTGTTATTCATGACTGCATCGCCAAATCTGGCTAAACAGTTTGAGATTGTGATTCTGTTGTCAGTCTTTGCCTCATTATTGCCGTATATCTACGCGATTATTTCGCTGCCTATTTTGATGATTAACCGTGATATGGCCGCCACCCGTACGTTTCGCGTGTATACCGGATTGGTGTTAATCGGGATTGTATTTTGCCTCTATGCCTTGCTGGGCTCCGGCAGTAACTCGCTATACTGGGGCATTTTGATGGTGCTGATCACCATTCCGCTGTACACCTATGTGGCGGCGAAAAAACACAGCGCTGCCGTTGTCGATAGTGCTCATGCGGCAACCAGCAGCAAAAGTTAA
- the cmoM gene encoding tRNA uridine 5-oxyacetic acid(34) methyltransferase CmoM: MHEWVPAVSEDQNFDGIVDKFAQNIYGSTKGRIREAVLQQDLNHLLAQLPARPLRILDAGGGMGQLSRFLASQGHFVTLCDISQEMLESAAAAAAAEGLSDRMQFVHCPAQQVGEHLDAPVDLILFHAVLEWVEDPVDVLTRLAEQLVPGGALSLMFYNYNGMLHHHLIGGNFDYVNAGMPRRRKKSLVPTHPRHPEQVYQWLTDLQLRIVGKTGVRVLHDYLRDKSQQETKFELLLEMEQRYCRQEPYISLGRYIHVMARKPEMKF, from the coding sequence ATGCATGAGTGGGTGCCAGCGGTGTCTGAAGATCAGAATTTTGACGGCATTGTCGATAAGTTCGCACAGAATATTTACGGCTCGACTAAAGGGCGGATCCGTGAAGCCGTTCTGCAGCAAGATTTAAATCATCTGCTGGCGCAGCTGCCTGCGCGTCCGCTACGGATCTTGGATGCCGGTGGTGGAATGGGGCAGTTGTCTCGTTTTCTGGCGTCACAAGGGCATTTCGTCACCTTGTGCGATATTTCGCAAGAGATGCTAGAAAGTGCTGCCGCTGCGGCCGCTGCCGAAGGGCTGTCTGATCGCATGCAGTTTGTGCACTGTCCGGCACAACAGGTGGGAGAGCATTTAGACGCTCCAGTAGATCTGATATTGTTCCATGCTGTGCTGGAATGGGTCGAAGATCCGGTCGATGTGCTGACGCGTTTGGCGGAGCAGCTGGTACCGGGCGGCGCGCTGTCATTAATGTTTTATAACTACAATGGCATGCTGCATCATCACCTGATTGGCGGCAACTTTGATTACGTGAATGCGGGCATGCCGCGGCGACGTAAAAAATCTTTAGTGCCGACTCATCCGCGCCACCCTGAGCAGGTGTATCAATGGTTAACCGATTTGCAGCTACGCATTGTCGGTAAGACCGGTGTGCGCGTATTGCATGATTATCTGCGTGATAAATCACAGCAGGAAACCAAATTTGAGCTGCTGCTGGAAATGGAGCAGCGTTATTGCCGGCAAGAGCCTTATATTAGTCTTGGCCGTTACATTCATGTCATGGCACGCAAGCCTGAGATGAAATTTTAA